One Aciduliprofundum boonei T469 genomic region harbors:
- a CDS encoding FAD-binding protein — MTLKLIRGYPEYMRESIEMVEKTRDQRIKEKEKEKELALSAEERREVLNKFHPDYAPGGKRELKVGVNKGEIVPNEVADILEAWPALDPDEVDLNDIDYDVDILIIGGGGAGTVAALWANNEGISAENILIATKLRHGDANSMMAQGGIQAADRPWDSPIIHYLDVLGGGHFANKHELVKALTEDAPKIIKWHEDLGVMYDKDEKGNFIERWGGGTSRKRLHSAKDYTGMEIMRVIRDEARNREIPVLEFSPAVELITTEDGEIGGAILWNMETKEYYVVRAKATVLATGGWGRLHIRGFPTTNHYGATADGLVMAYRAGARLRDLESVQYHPTGAAYPEQIVGLLITEKVRAMGATPVNKYGERFVFPLEPRDVEAAMFIRECFGKGNCVQTPTGMRGIWLDSPMIEELQGEGAIRKNLDAMYRMYKRFGIDMTKDPILVFPTLHYQNGGVEINADAQVLKGDGTPYPRFFAGGEVEGGVHGKNRLMGNSLLDYNVFGRRAGISAAKVARNSGKPGKLSLRHVKIYSEEVKKINVPLSRRSPILLPDYRGKRVLARKIDLPVLQ; from the coding sequence ATGACCCTGAAGCTTATTAGAGGATACCCTGAATATATGCGTGAAAGTATTGAAATGGTTGAGAAAACTAGAGATCAAAGGATAAAGGAAAAGGAGAAGGAGAAGGAACTAGCACTCTCTGCAGAGGAAAGAAGAGAGGTTCTAAACAAGTTTCACCCAGATTACGCCCCCGGTGGAAAGAGGGAGCTGAAGGTAGGTGTAAATAAAGGAGAGATAGTGCCCAATGAAGTTGCAGACATTCTTGAGGCATGGCCTGCTTTAGATCCAGATGAGGTTGATTTGAACGATATCGATTATGATGTTGATATCCTTATAATAGGTGGTGGCGGCGCTGGAACTGTAGCTGCTCTCTGGGCTAACAACGAAGGGATATCTGCTGAAAACATACTTATAGCAACGAAGTTGAGGCATGGTGATGCCAATTCAATGATGGCTCAGGGTGGTATACAGGCTGCGGATAGGCCTTGGGATTCGCCCATTATTCATTACCTTGATGTTCTCGGCGGAGGTCACTTTGCTAACAAGCATGAGCTGGTTAAGGCGCTTACGGAAGATGCTCCAAAGATAATAAAATGGCATGAAGACTTAGGAGTGATGTATGATAAGGATGAGAAAGGTAACTTCATTGAGCGCTGGGGTGGCGGAACCTCAAGAAAGAGATTACACTCTGCTAAAGATTATACAGGAATGGAGATTATGCGTGTTATAAGAGATGAAGCGAGAAACAGGGAAATACCAGTTTTAGAATTCAGTCCTGCTGTTGAGTTAATAACAACGGAAGATGGAGAGATTGGAGGAGCTATACTTTGGAATATGGAAACCAAGGAGTACTATGTTGTGAGGGCTAAAGCAACGGTCCTAGCTACAGGTGGCTGGGGTAGATTGCATATCAGGGGATTCCCAACCACTAACCACTATGGCGCTACAGCGGATGGCTTGGTTATGGCCTATCGCGCTGGGGCGAGATTGAGAGATTTGGAATCTGTACAGTACCATCCTACCGGAGCTGCCTATCCTGAGCAGATTGTAGGATTGCTCATAACTGAAAAGGTTAGGGCCATGGGTGCTACCCCCGTGAATAAATACGGCGAAAGATTTGTATTCCCACTAGAGCCCAGAGATGTAGAGGCAGCAATGTTCATTAGAGAATGCTTTGGCAAAGGTAACTGCGTGCAAACTCCTACTGGAATGCGCGGAATATGGCTTGACTCGCCTATGATTGAAGAATTGCAAGGAGAAGGGGCTATAAGAAAGAATTTAGATGCTATGTACCGTATGTACAAGAGATTCGGAATAGATATGACTAAGGATCCAATATTGGTGTTCCCAACTCTGCACTATCAGAACGGAGGAGTTGAAATCAACGCGGATGCTCAGGTCCTTAAGGGCGATGGTACGCCATATCCAAGATTCTTTGCAGGTGGAGAAGTTGAGGGTGGAGTGCATGGAAAGAACCGCCTTATGGGTAATTCGCTCTTGGATTACAATGTGTTTGGTAGGAGAGCAGGAATCTCTGCTGCAAAGGTTGCTCGTAACTCTGGTAAGCCTGGAAAGCTGAGTTTGAGGCATGTGAAGATATACTCGGAAGAAGTAAAGAAGATAAACGTGCCATTGTCGAGAAGGTCTCCTATCCTTCTTCCCGATTATAGGGGAAAGAGAGTGTTGGCCAGGAAGATAGATCTTCCTGTATTACAATGA
- a CDS encoding 4Fe-4S dicluster domain-containing protein, with the protein MGKKVEILDVDSKQIMDDIRKAASPPEEVEHWVTIYVMGKPYRVPAGLTIMKALEYAGYRFIRSSGCRAGFCGACATVYRKKGEYRFRTALACQTTVEDEMYLAQIPFVPANKAKYNIDEIEPGPTTLLEYYPEIARCVSCNTCTKACPQELDVMYYIQYGIRGDIAKVAELSFDCIQCGLCTLRCPAEIQHYHMAQLARRLYGKYYQPKSPWLKRRLKEIDSGMYEKAYENIKKLREDPEAIKALYYKILNEGREREEKLIEDPLDFIKGED; encoded by the coding sequence ATGGGTAAGAAGGTTGAGATATTGGATGTGGATAGCAAGCAAATAATGGATGATATAAGGAAAGCGGCCTCACCACCTGAGGAAGTGGAACACTGGGTTACTATATATGTTATGGGAAAACCGTATAGGGTTCCTGCAGGTTTGACTATAATGAAGGCCTTAGAATATGCAGGTTATCGCTTTATTAGAAGTTCTGGATGTCGTGCTGGATTCTGCGGTGCCTGCGCAACAGTTTATAGGAAAAAGGGAGAGTATAGGTTTAGAACTGCCTTGGCTTGTCAGACTACAGTAGAAGACGAGATGTACCTTGCTCAGATTCCTTTTGTGCCTGCAAACAAGGCGAAATATAATATAGATGAGATTGAACCAGGACCAACTACACTCTTGGAATATTATCCTGAAATTGCTCGCTGTGTATCCTGCAACACATGTACCAAGGCCTGCCCCCAAGAGCTGGATGTTATGTACTATATCCAGTATGGTATCCGTGGCGATATTGCCAAGGTTGCTGAGCTGAGCTTTGACTGTATTCAGTGTGGTTTGTGTACATTGAGATGTCCTGCCGAGATTCAGCACTATCATATGGCCCAGCTAGCAAGGAGATTATACGGCAAGTACTATCAGCCTAAGAGTCCATGGCTAAAGAGAAGGCTCAAGGAGATCGATAGTGGAATGTATGAGAAAGCTTATGAGAATATCAAGAAGTTGAGGGAAGATCCAGAGGCAATTAAGGCCCTGTATTACAAGATTCTCAACGAAGGAAGGGAGAGGGAAGAGAAGTTGATTGAAGATCCCTTGGATTTTATTAAAGGAGAGGATTAA